A section of the Humulus lupulus chromosome 2, drHumLupu1.1, whole genome shotgun sequence genome encodes:
- the LOC133815938 gene encoding regulatory-associated protein of TOR 1-like, producing the protein MDAFVLAVIVDGHRRGQALGRFSFGHNNHLKSIAAAYWKHTGSPWSSLPSLAHRRSPSSVVPSQIGPISRVGTDSSSHVRDGRVCTSSPLATSGLARSFGIDSFWIGSIVVMA; encoded by the exons ATGGATGCATTTGTTTTGGCTGTAATTGTGGATGGTCACAGACGGGGTCAAG CTCTAGGGAGATTTTCCTTTGGTCACAATAATCATCTCAAGTCAATTGCTGCAGCATATTGGAAGCATACTGGGTCTCCTTGGAGTTCCCTCCCTTCTTTGGCTCATAGAAGAAGTCCAAGTAGTGTTGTTCCATCTCAGATTGGTCCAATATCAAGAGTTGGCACTGATAGCTCGTCTCATGTTCGAGATGGAAGGGTCTGCACTAGCAGCCCTCTTGCTACTTCTGGATTGGCCCGATCCTTTGGCATTGACTCCTTTTGGATTGGCTCGATCGTCGTCATGGCTTGA